GGAGGCGGCCAGAGCTACACTCACCGCCCTGAGGGAGAGGAACAAGGACCTGGGTGAGACCACCTGACCTCACTGACACCTCATCGTTAACCTGCCTAATGCttatcaatcaatgaaatgtttTTTATACAGGACATTTCTTACCAACAAAATCTAGTTCTaaacaaataaactaataaaGGTGAGAAAGATGAACACAATTTAAAATGAAGAGatgcattaacctgtctgggcaacGTGGGACGTTtgcatcccaccctagtcaacagccagtggaatcgcgtcgcgcgtaatacaaatacctcataaatgctataacttcaatttctcaaacatatgactattttacaccattttatagatacacctctcctgaatcgaaccaagttgtccgattttcaaaaaggctttacagcaaaagcaaaacattagattatgttaggagagtaccctgccaaaaataatcacactgccattttcaaagccactagcatgcatcacaaatacccaaaacacagctaaatgcagcactaacctttgacaatcttcatcagatgacactcctaggacatcatgttacacaatacatgcattttttgttcgataatgttcatatttatatataaaaacagcattttacatcggcgcgtgacgttcagaaaatattttccctcaaatgcttccggtgaatcagcgctacaatttacaaaattactattcgaaaacattgttaaaatgtaatattgtcattcaaataattatagattaacatctcgtgaatgcaaccgcattgccagatttttaaaataactttactgggaaatcacactttgcaataaacgaggtgctatgctcagaaaaataggctaggcgatacaggttagcgccatcttggaaccatctaaaatcaaatatactattgtaaatattcccttacctttgattatcttcatcagaaggcacttccaggaatcccaggtccagaacaaatgtagttttgttcgaaaaagttaataatttatgtcccaatagctccttcttgttagcgcgttccgaaggctactcataatgtacgaggcgcgtgggacttgtcgtcacgaatgtgcaaaaaaatatatatttacgttcgttcaaacatgtcaaacgttgtataacaaatctttagggcctttttcaatcaaagcttcaataatattcaaggcggacgattgcattgtcttactaaacgtttcggaacgagagggtactcacgggcgcccgcgtcatagtagtaatggccctccctctatgaccaactttccaggcccctcgttcggtcagtttttaccggagaagactcaaaccactttgtaaagactgttgacatctagtggaagccttaggaagtgctaaatgaatcctaactcacggtgtgtttcataggcaaagtgttgaaggtgattccacaaatcagattttcacttcctgcatggaatcttctcaggttttggcctgccatatgagttgtgttatacacagacaccattcaaacagttttagaaactttagtgttttctatccaaacctactaattatatgcatattctagttactgggcaggagtagtaaccagattaaatcgggtacgttttttatccggccgtgcaaatactgccccctagccccaacaggttttaaaataGTAAAACAAGCCTGGGTTGACTCCTTACCCCTAATACAGTACCTGGCTTAGTTGGACtaaaaacattatttaaaaaatgttttttaaatgtaatgttttgttttcagaGGACCTCCACCATGACATCAAAGTCCAGAATGAGGAGCTGGAGAATGATATGGATACGCTGCAAGGTAAGTTGTGTTTGTGTCCATTCTCCCAGCCTCTGTATAATTCATCCTTTAGATGGCATGATTCTAACCATGTGCTGTATCCCTGTCTCTCAGCTGTGAtccaggagctgagagaggaggTCAATGTTCTTCAGGGTTACCTGGACACAGCCAACGACCACATCCAGGTACTAATATACTGGTCACTGAGGGAAGAAACATGtaaggagagagacacacacacatccaggtaCTAATATACTGGTCAATGAGGGAAGAAACATGTAAGGAGACACACACATCCAGGAACTAAGATACTGGTCACTGAGGGAAGAAACGTATAAGGAGACGCACACATCCAGGTACTAAGATACTGGTCACTGAGGGAAGAAACGTATAAGGAGACGCACACATCCAGGTACTAAGATACTGGTCACTGAGGGAAGAAACGTATAAGGAGACACACACATCCAGGTACTAAGATACTGGTCACTGAGGGAAGAAACGTATAAGGAGACACACACATCCAGGAACTAAGATACTGGTCACTGAGGGAAGAAACATGtaaggagagacacacacatccaGGTACTAAGATACTGGTCACTGAGGGAAGAAACATGTAAGGAGAGACACACATCCAGGTACTAATATACTGGTCACTGAGGGAAGAAACGTGTcaggagaaacacacacaaagcaaGCCAAATGAAACTAGTTCAGACAGGACAAACCATTTGGTAAGGGAGaggaatggtaaaaaaaaaaaatctcaattaaaGGGAATGTTTCCAATTTATAGGGGAGGGGAGAGCTTAAGGGAAGGATAGAAGGAAGGAGAGGTTGATGCTTAGagctgtgtggagggagggaacaAGGGATGAAAtactaacatttaaaaaaaaatgtatttaacctttatttacgcCAATAACTCGGAgatgctgcgccacttgggagcctgtTAAACATACTGTTTACTGAGGGAAGAAATGTGTATGGAGAAACTACTTGACTGGTCCATGATCATGCTTACATTGGGTTTTCAACGTAGACAGAAAATAATTATAATTGTGGCTGTTATAACATGCTGTTGTCTCCTTAGGATCTGCGTATGAAGCTTCATAGGAAGACCGAGATGGTGAACAGCATCTCTGAGTCTCAGCAGCAGAAACTGGAGAAACTGGGGTGAGCAAATGCACATGTCCTCCCAGAACAACTTCTTTCAGAATCATTGAAATTCAGGGTTTATTTTTCTGTCCTCTTGACCTCTTCCTATATTTCTGTCTGTTGAAATTGATGACATCAGTTTCCAAGTTGTATTGGTTGACATGCAAAACAAAAACACCTGATCTCTCACCATGTCCTTTTCTCTCAGCCATCTTGAGCAGAAACTTGAGCAGTGCACCGCGGAGCTCGAAAACTCTCAGAACACTCTCCGTCAGAAGGAGGAGGAGTCAGAGAAAGGTCAGCAGGACCTGCAGGCTTCCCGGGATACTTTGCAGGAGACTGAGAAGCTTCTAGAGTGGCGAGAGGCGGAGCTGATGTCCTCCCAGAAGGCATTAGGAGAGATGGAGGTGCAGATGCAGGGGGCCAACCAGGAAGTGTCTGACTCCCAGAGTGTAGTGCGGCAGCAAGAGGCGGAGCTAGTGCGGCTGAGGGAGGTGCtgaggaggacaggggaggagctGGATGAGAGGGTAGCTCACCTGGAAGAGAAGTGCAAGatcctggaggaggagagaggtacacAAACAATCCTAGTCCCTAATTATATTACTGACATACCCTGAAGTACTAGACTCTTCTTGATGGTTCCTTGTAGATCTGAAAGAATGGGTCTAATGGGAACTGAAGCAGATTTATCAGGAATTTCTGATCTTACCCTTTTCCAGTTTTCCTGAAGGGTCAGGTTTTGGGGAATTGTCTCTAGGTTGCTGTTATCAGTGTGGGCTCTATACCAAGTGCCTAGGTTGCTGTTATCAGTGTGGGCTCTATACCAAGTGTCTAGGTTGCTGTTATCAGTGTGGGGTCTATACCAAGTGCCTAGGTTGCTGTTATCTGTGTGGGCTCTATACCAAGTGTCTGTATCTGTCTTTAGTTAGTAGACAGGGGAGAGTGGAGGAGCTGAAGGCAGAGCTAAGCCTCCTGCGGGAGAACAGGAGAAGTGAGAAGGAGGTGCAGGAGCAGCTGGAGCAGACACACACCTCCCTGGCTGAGGAGCTGAAGCAGGAAAAGGTTAGTGGTGTTGGGGATGACTTGAATCCAATATGGCACccattaaaatcctacatctgacTCTCCTCTCGTTCTCCCCAGGAGCATGCAGCCTCCCTGGCCTCGGTgctggagagggtgaaggaggagacagaggaggagaggaaacagtTGGAGGAGGCTCTAGGAGAGCTGTCGGTTCTGGAGTTGCAGGAGGAGCGGAGAGAGGAGGCCCTACAGCGTCTCCAACAGGAGAAgacagagttggagagagagctgACTGAGACCAGAGCACTGCTAGACAGGTGAGGAGTCTGGAAGTGTAAAGCGGAACTGAAAACGTGAATGAAATGCGCTCTGTCGGCTTTGTTTTTAACATTCTTTGAAATAGTGTTTCAAATAAGAGAAGTTGGTTGGCTTGAGTTGCCGTGGAGTTTAGCTACAGGTTTAGCTGCAGTCAGACTGAACTGAATCGACGACTTTGCATACAAAATAGTTACTCATTATGCAGGGCTTGACTGAAAGCTCGAGTCACttgtcccccccccaaaaggtcCATGACATAATTTCTGCTAGGACTCACTTGAAGTCCATTGTTATTACTATAGAAAATCTGACAAATGTAGGCTTCAATCTGTTTATTGGCTTCTTTGCATATTCaggcctgtctcaaaatacaacactgcccctttaaggctctcctggaggatggttggccacccttcatagccaACAAAATATTGCAACATAaacattacaaccaaatacttttcatGTCTTTATAAAATAGTCACATTTAATTAATAAAGGATGAAAATGGGAATTTTTTTAGCATTTTTTTCACTTTTTACCTGTTTTTCTCCACCATTTGGTGATTTCCAactggtagttagtcttgtcccactgctgcaactcccgtacggactcgggagaggcgacggtGGAGAgtcgtgcgtcctctgaaacacctCCCTGCTGAGCTGCACTACTGCTTGCTTAACCTggaaaccagccgcaccaatgtgtcggaggaaacactgtacacttgGCGACTGAAGTCAGCTTGCATGTGCCCGGCCGTCACAAGGAGTTGCAAGAGCGcagtgggacaaggacatcccggccggccaaacccttccctaacccagacgacactgggccaattgtgcgctgcctcgtGGGTCTCCTGGTTTCagctggttgtgacacagcctgggatcgaacccgggtctgtagtgatccctctagcactgcgatgcagtgccttagaccgcagcaCCACTCGGGAGTGTTAAGGTAGGCTAGTTCTAAGCAAGGTAACTAACTACGATATGCTTGTCTACTGTATCACTGATCTGAAACATTTAGCTTcctaatgtagcctaaatcaagtgtaGGCTATTAGCTGTTCACTCGCTCATATGCATCTCCAAAAGCTTACGGAAGTTGTGAAATATAAACCTGAGACTCGCGTGCTTTTGAAAATATAAATTGCTATTCTTTTCTATGCATGTCATGATGATGATGGTCCCAATCTAACACTCTATGCCTGCTCCCTACTAGGCATAGAATTCACCCCTAGGCATAGAATTCACCCCTAGGCTTAGAATTCACCCCTAGGCTTAGCTTATAGAAGGGCTTACGACCAGCTGGTGCAACCGGCCGGCCCCTGGGGATTGATAAAGACCGcttgtgcctgtcaatgcaatacaATTCTACTCTGACGCGGTCTACAGAAATTGGGAGAAAGAACACTGCTTAAAACATTGCATCCGGAGGACGATCTGATCCAATAATTAGAGtatatttttgatattgctattttatttttttacttgtccattcGGGCAACTTAAATCTATATTCTGCTTGCCtgacaattattttatttttttcttgtcCCGGGAAAGCGGACAAGTGTTAATGTCGAGTCCTGTTATGTGATTAGGAATTCTGCACCTCCCCTTTAATCAAACTGTTCCTTTCAATGTTGTGTGTTGTATCTCCATCCAGGAGGAACAGTGACATGCAGGAGGTACACTCTGCTGCCATGAGGAGGCTGCAGGAGGAGCACTCCACCTCCCTCAGCAAGATAGGAGACCTGGCCACTGAACTGGAGAGGTACGGAGTTGACCTGTTGTCCAATGCTAATCTGTTTAAAGGGACTCTTTCACAAggggaaaaaaaacactttcacTCTTGTTTCACTGAAGTTAACTTTTGATGgatgaaaacatctgaaactgcATTTTAAGTCAGTTGTCCCTTTTTAACTTTGGGTTAAAGTATTAGCAGTCATGGCTCTGTAAAAGCTGATTTATGGTCAATCGGATTCTGCAGTGTCAGTACAGCATTAATGCCAGTTCAGGGCAGTCATACTTCTGGTGCTTCGTGAAGTGGAGAAGAGCTGTTGTCTAggaggaagtgagtttgtgtttatacaggacgtaCCGCCCCCACCTATTGCCAATGCGGAGATATACGAAGCCCTCTGCATTGCAATTTGTTTGGCGGGAGATGCATGGCATCGCCGTACAGGAGCTTGATTTGGCCTCCGGAGGCTCTGCAATTGTCACACTCTCCGTACGGAGCCTCCACACCACATCCCCGGATCAAGCATAAATCGGCTTTAAGACTTCAAAATGTGTATTTTGTTCCACCAGCTCCAGGCAGGCCCTgaaaggagcagaggagaggggtagagcgctggaggaggaggtggagagggtgaCTAAGCAGAtgaaagaagagatggagagagtgaatcAGCGTAAAGAGGTGGAGGTGAAGAAAGTGAGGGAGGAGATGCTGGAGGAGCAGGAGAAACATCTAGCTGACCAGCAGGCTCAGGAGAAAGCAAGAGCGGAGTATGCAAGGTGAGCTCATCATAAGGATTCTTCTCAATATCTGGTGATTGAATGTGCAACCTCTGAcgctctcccttctccccccccccccccccccccctagaatGCTGTTGGCGGCACAGACTCGTCTAGCTcagagagatgaggagatgaaGAGGGCTGAGGAGGAGCTGCAGAGACGGctgcaggaggagaggatggagaaagAGGAGGTTCAAAGGCTACTGGAACAGgacaaaggagagagggaggtgcagAGGAGAGACTTGAAGCAATGGATGTCAGACGAGGTGGGGAGGCTAGAGAGACGGGTggaggtggtagaggaggagaagcTAGCTCTTCAGTGCTTGgtaggagaggtggagaaggagaaaCTGAGCCTTCACAACCAGTTGGAGGATCAGGTAAAGAAAGATCTGCCCTGTCTAGAGAACCACATGaaggaggtagagaaagagagggatgatcTGAAAACAGTAGTGGAAATGTTCGAAATAGACAAACGGGGCCTTCGGGACCAGGTAGAACTAATAAACAACCGACCGATAAAGGCAGAAGAACAGAGAGCGAGTCTCCAGAGCCAGGTAGAACTGATGGAAGAGAAGGTTTCTCTCCAGAGCCAGGTAGACCCAGTTGTCCAGGagaaggtttctctccagtgggAGATGGAGGAACAGAGAAGAGACTACCAGAGACAGCTGGTGGCAATTCAGGACAAGAGGTAAGGAGGACCAGGAATCACTGACTGGGCTGTGaagatcagggcctgtattcatgaaCTGTCTGAGTGCTGTTCTTAGATCAGTTTCACCTTTCAGATGAATGAATAAATACAATTGCATGGACAGGGGGGAACTGAGCCTGGAGCTGCACCCTACTCTGAGACTTTGAGTACTGGCCCAGATCATCAAGTAGAAGACAATGGTATTATAACACCAAAGGATAGGCTCTCAATACACTGTTCCAACTCTGTCCTTTCCTCTCTCAGTGATGCAGAGACGGAACACTGGAGGAGACAGTACGAGGAGCTCTACACTAAGGTCAAGCCCTTCCAGGTCAGTCACAACAGAGGCAAGGGGTCACCACTGCTGCATTATGGGAAATGTAGTTTCTGCGTTTTCTTCTGTGTTGCTGCCAATGGTCATGTATATTCCCCCATATGAGTAGAAGGGGTACACACATCATTGACTGTTTCAAATTCTATGTTCCCCTATCTCTTCCTCCGGTTGGTCTGGCCCTGCAGGAGCAGCTGAATGGGTTTGCTGCGGAACGGGATGCGCTGCTGAACGAGAATGGGGCGAACCAGGAGGAGCTGACCCGGCTCGCGGACGCCTACGCTCGTCTGCTTGGCCACCAGAACCAGAAACAGAAGATCAGACACGTGGTGAAGCTCAAAGATGAGAACGTCTCTCTCAAACAGGTCAGATGCCTCCATCTGGTTTACAGATTTAAATACTGTAGAAGCATGGGCTATATTGATTGGAGTTAACAAAATATGGTTATAGCAATACACACTTTAGTTACCACCAAATTGTAGAGTAGAAGTTTCACCATTGTTTTCATATATCCACTTCTTTTAAATCCACGAAGGGAATGGGTGTTGCTAAAAGCTTTTTGGGTGTACTACAGTCAGACATgattgtaaagtgtgtgtgtgtgtgtgtaggagctgTCTAAGCTGCGTGCCCAGGTGTCCCGTCAGAAGAAGGGAGGCCAGCCCCAACGCAGGGTTGACCCCACCAAAGCCTTGAGCCACCAGGACAGCAAGGAGAACGAGCAGCCTGCTGCCGCACCTCTCAGACAGGGTGAGTACACACCAGCGTTTCTTTTAGCGGGTAATTGACAGCTTTTGGCCAATTTTTAAAGACATAGAAACTGTCACATGAACATTGTCCGacagaaaatatcctgatgaatataaatcacattggctgcaTGGCAGTTGGTTCAGGTTGTCTTTCAATGGCATCACCTCTCTACTCTGCCTGTCTTCATCTTGTGCTCCCATAGTGAACTTACAACAACTTGGCCCAACCTGTGACACACAGCTGTTTTTTGCTCATGGGAGAAATGTTCATGTATTTTATGAATGCTTTTTCTAGATGAATCTACCCAAGAACTGACAAATGTCCACTAATGCCTGTTTGCGTAGGGTATATCTAGCTTTTACAAAGTTAAACATttcaagatagctagctacagaTGTCAGGTCTAAATTTGAGCTAGATTGCTATAgtgggaaaataatcctgcagcaacaggaaatgtggattataattaatggacatttttgtaggggctgatacattttttgttagggataatcaagtctgaaatttgagTTGAAATTGCAAATTTCTGAAGCTTTTTTTAAACCTGAAATGTACCCCTCATCAGAGGacaaacattttgttacgtatacatacattttacggacaTGGTGCCTTTTTTTTATATTAGTTACTTATTACATATGGATACTGTAGATAAATAGTATATATGGGTAAAACTCTGTACGGACATTTGACCGTCCCAAAGGAAAATGCTGCAACTAACTCTAATCTCTTTTAGGAAACCGCTGTTGAAAGTTAGACAATGGACAGACCCTCATAGAAAGCACCAACTGCCCTGGTTGAACAGGACACCTCCTACTGAGTCAAGAGGTCATGATCATGCGTAATATTTATTTCTCATTTGAAACCAAATGCTCTGAAAAGCTACTTGATGAATCTATAAGGGGGGTGGGGGTGTTTGTAACCCTGTATATGTTTTAGGAGAAACAAAGGCCTTTATTTTTCCATCTTATAGAGCGATTATGTCAGTTTCGGCATGAAACATGCCCGTCATTCTTTTGCTACAGCATTCATATTAAGCacaatgttttgcttttcttcAACCTAACATACAGTTGTGTGTAATGCAAATACACTGTACATGTTTAGCTCTATTCATTAtaagtttttttttgttttgtctaATCAACAGTTTTGATTAGACATTCCCATCTTATTTCCAGAAGATGGGAATGTAACTTCTCTCTTTTCACTGTTTTACCTTTTTACTTTCTTCTAACAGACTGACTCTTGTAAATAAAGCCCCAAATGTTCTCTTTTCCTTCACACTGAGAGAAGCAGGAGGATTGTTTTAAATAAATGTAGCGAGTGTGTTTTTGATAAGGATCCCAGTGGGGTCATCCCATACAAGCCTGTTGAAATTACTGTTATACCTTACCCTTGCCTGACATGGGCCTGTTCATTCACCAAAAAATGGGGGGGAAacttttttaaatgaaaaaaCCAGTTGTGTTAAACGTCCCATACCTATGAACTCCTATACGATCAGACACTACTGTGAACCAGCGTACCTGCTCgtcagagccatatatttacaGCTGAGCCATCTTAAATATTTGAGTATTGTTCAGATTTTAGGCATTCAGTTAGATATTATTTATATTCCCCATGTTTAATGtggtgcgtttgtaaattcacgTCTCAATTCTCAAAATGCATGGCTCTGCTGCTCATCTCCTGACATCAACAGCCACACTCCTCTGTAGCCAGTAGAGAGCATTCTAGGATTGCAATCACATCACACTCTGGACCCTTTGTCTTGCCTGACTGTTTTTTACCCCTGATTTGTATCTCCTTCCTTTTCCTTCATAACTTCCCACATTGGAACAAAGACCCACTGTCTTCAACATACCAACACTCTGTTACTGGTCATACAATTGTTTAATTTTTTCTGTAGTCCCCATTCCCCCCCCTTGACATTTAGATTTATACAATATTGACATGTCCTTCCACCAGTAGCTCTTGAGGCTAGTCTGTGCTCTTGTCAATCGAGTGTAGACTGAGGAGTAGACTCCAGTCAGTCGCAGTAGCTCTGCAGGTGGCTGAAGCTACATGGCTTATGACAGCACTGTTCCACAATGCCTCTTTTCACCTTCTGGTCTTCATGGTCCTTCCACGGATGTTCCTGCTTCACCCTCCAACCCTGTCTGCTCTTAGACAGGAACCCTTTAAAGTAGAGGGAGAGAAAttgagggatgtagagagggaaaCTTCCCAAAAGCTGTGAAGTAAAGCAGATCAGCAAACTCCTTCACTTACTCAAATGACCATTTAGAATGTTGGCTGTTTAACAGAGACTGAATGAGCGTGTTATCGGAGCGTCACACTCCGTTTAGTCTTGTTTAAGGCTCTCCACGTCCTTCAGAGGAGAGATCTGACCGGTGTAGCTCAGCTTCCTACCTCTGAAGTAAAGTTAACTTCAGACATATCAATGGGATGTCTGAGCAGGGGGTTTAACTGAGGTGATAGATCAACTTCGATCATGTTCTGGGAAAGAATATAATGGATCTGGAGAATTCACAAGATTCTTAATGTGATATCTCACAAAGTCGGTAGTTAGGAACGGTCTCAGCAAAAGATCAGTAGGGATAGCTACAGTATATGACAAACTTCAAGAGAAGGTATACCCTCTTCAACATACCCTCTTCACAGATGGAAGATACAGACCGACTGAAGTCAAATGTTTACTGTTTGATGATCTGgcgcttctgtccccaaccaaggagggcctacagcagcacccagatcttctgtcagacctgggccatgacagtaaatctcagtaagacaaaaataatggtgttccaaaaaaggttcaGTTGCtaagaccacaaatacaaattccatctagacaccgttgccctagagtacacaaaaaactatacctacctcagcctaaacatcagcaccacaggtaacttccccaaagctgtgaacgatctgagagacaaggcaagaagggccttctataccATCAAAAGTACTGGCATCAATTATAGAGTCCATTGTCCTTATGGTTGTGATTGTGATGGTTGTATGTCTGGGGTCTGcttaccaaccaagaattcacaaaataggACGAAcaacaaattgagactgcatgcagaattctgcaaaaacatctatgtacaacataaaacaccaaataatgcatgcagagcagaattaaaccgatacccgctaattattcaaatccagaaaagagcacctacaaccacctaaaaagaagcgattctcaaaccttccataacaaagccatcacctacagagagatgaacctggagaagagccccctaagcaagctggtcctagggctctgttcacaaacgcAATTAGACCTAACCTAAATATGaggaaacaaaaagataattatttaacacattggaaagaatttaccaaaaaaacaaagcaaactggaatgctatttggtccttaacagagagtacacagtggcagaaacttaaggaaagctttgactatgtacggACTCAGTGAGCATGGTCTTGCTGTTGAGGTAGGCAGAACTGTCTTTCAAGAGAAGACTCTATGTGCacgctgcccacaaaatgaggtggaaactgagctgtacttcctaaaAATGAGGGGaaaactgagctgtacttcctaaaAATGAGGTGAAAACTGAGGTGTACTTCCtaacctgccaaatgtatgaccatattagagacacatacactgctcaaaaaaaataaagggaacacttaaacaacacaatgtaactccaagtcaatcacttCTGTGacatcaaactgtccacttaggaagcaacactgattgacaataaatttcacatgctgttgtgcaaatggaatagacaacaggtggaaattataggcaattagcaagacacccccaataaaggagtggttctgcaggtggtgaccacagaccacttctcagttcctatgcttcctggctgatgttttggtcacttttgaatgctggcggtgctttcactctagtggtagcatgagacggagtctacaacccacacaagtggctcaggtagtgcagctcatccaggatggcacatcaatgcgagctgtggcaagaaggtttgctgtgtctgtcagcgtagtgtccagagcatggaggcactaccaggagacaggccagtacatcaggagacgtggaggaggccgtaggagggcaacaacccagcagcaggaccgctacctccgcctttgtgcaaggaggagcaggtggagcactgccagagccctgcaaaatgacctccagcaggccacaaatgtgccatgtgtctgctcaaacggtcagaaacagactccatgagggtggtaatgagggcctgacgtccacaggtgggagttgtgcttacagcccaacaccgtgcaggacgtttggcatttgccagagaacaccaagattggcaaattcgccactggcgccctgtgctcttcacagatgaaagcaggttcacactgagcacgtgacagagtctggagacgccgtggagaatgttctgctgcctgcaacatcctccagcatgaccggtttggcggtgtgtcagtcatggtgtggggtggcatttctttggggggccacacagccctctatgtgctcgccagaggtagcctgactgccattaggtaccgagatgagatcctcagaccccttgtgagaccatatgctggtgcggttggccctgggttcctcctaatgcaagacaatgctagacctcatgtggctggagtgtgtcagcagttcctgcaagaggaaggcattgatgctatggactggcccgc
This region of Salmo trutta unplaced genomic scaffold, fSalTru1.1, whole genome shotgun sequence genomic DNA includes:
- the hmmr gene encoding hyaluronan mediated motility receptor isoform X3, which gives rise to MWELLQDCWKSIPAPFIPPPSPSKDVPMSPVAVRRTMSVDGLVDGSMSKKDKSGLSMQLKQQKLLEKEIRSLVQQRGEQDRRLVTLEEELRKVEAKLLSAVREKTGLAANVTTLERQLAELKKTNEFLKNKVSADITKKRIQSLSMELMEARNKLDVNDKELSFLQISTEGQVKLLEIDLEAARATLTALRERNKDLEDLHHDIKVQNEELENDMDTLQAVIQELREEVNVLQGYLDTANDHIQDLRMKLHRKTEMVNSISESQQQKLEKLGHLEQKLEQCTAELENSQNTLRQKEEESEKGQQDLQASRDTLQETEKLLEWREAELMSSQKALGEMEVQMQGANQEVSDSQSVVRQQEAELVRLREVLRRTGEELDERVAHLEEKCKILEEERVSRQGRVEELKAELSLLRENRRSEKEVQEQLEQTHTSLAEELKQEKEHAASLASVLERVKEETEEERKQLEEALGELSVLELQEERREEALQRLQQEKTELERELTETRALLDRRNSDMQEVHSAAMRRLQEEHSTSLSKIGDLATELESSRQALKGAEERGRALEEEVERVTKQMKEEMERVNQRKEVEVKKVREEMLEEQEKHLADQQAQEKARAEYARMLLAAQTRLAQRDEEMKRAEEELQRRLQEERMEKEEVQRLLEQDKGEREVQRRDLKQWMSDEVGRLERRVEVVEEEKLALQCLVGEVEKEKLSLHNQLEDQVKKDLPCLENHMKEVEKERDDLKTVVEMFEIDKRGLRDQVELINNRPIKAEEQRASLQSQVELMEEKVSLQSQVDPVVQEKVSLQWEMEEQRRDYQRQLVAIQDKSDAETEHWRRQYEELYTKVKPFQEQLNGFAAERDALLNENGANQEELTRLADAYARLLGHQNQKQKIRHVVKLKDENVSLKQELSKLRAQVSRQKKGGQPQRRVDPTKALSHQDSKENEQPAAAPLRQGNRC